In the Arachis ipaensis cultivar K30076 chromosome B10, Araip1.1, whole genome shotgun sequence genome, one interval contains:
- the LOC107620032 gene encoding beta-galactosidase-like isoform X2 gives MEESLTNGNVSQIDFGNSVTATVYASDKSSSYFLTNANTTTDATVSFRGRTYAVPAWSVSLLPDCQNEEYNKAKVNVQTSVMVKVSNKAEDEPMSLNWTWRAENVKHALLTKVNASESAHKLIDQKNAADDASDYLWYITRLQLDQDDPVWIDDMSLRINGSGHVLHAFVNGQHIGSHWATYGIHNDKFETKLKLQPGKNTISLLSVTVGLQNYGGNFDKWHAGLVGPIELISRKGDETIIKDISQHKWLYKVGLNGWDHKFFSSDSLFASPSKWESQSLPTNRMLTWYKTTFKAPLGTDPVVVDLQGMGKGYAWVNGNNIGRIWPSYLASKDGCSDDPCDYRGKYDDSKCVCNCGKPSQR, from the exons ATGGAAGAGAGTCTTACAAATGGGAACGTTTCCCAAATTGATTTTGGAAACTCTGTCACG GCCACTGTGTATGCCTCAGACAAATCATCAAGTTACTTCTTGACCAATGCCAACACTACCACTGATGCTACTGTTTCATTTAGAGGAAGAACCTATGCAGTTCCAGCATGGTCTGTGAGCCTTCTACCTGATTGTCAAAATGAAGAGTATAACAAAGCCAAG gTGAATGTGCAAACCTCTGTGATGGTTAAAGTAAGCAACAAAGCTGAAGATGAGCCAATGTCTTTGAATTGGACATGGAGGGCTGAGAATGTTAAACATGCTCTTCTTACTAAAGTCAATGCCTCAGAGtcagcacacaaactcatagaccAGAAAAATGCTGCTGATGATGCTAGTGACTATCTTTGGTACATTACAAGGCTCCAGCTTGATCAAGATGATCCTGTTTGGATTGATGATATGTCCCTCAGAATCAATGGCAGTGGCCATGTTCTCCATGCATTCGTCAATGGACAACATATTG GGTCTCATTGGGCCACTTATGGAATTCACAATGACAAGTTTGAGACAAAGTTAAAGTTGCAGCCTGGAAAGAACACTATCAGCTTGCTTAGTGTCACTGTTGGACTTCAGAACTATGGGGGTAACTTTGACAAATGGCATGCTGGACTTGTTGGACCAATTGAGTTGATTAGTAGAAAGGGTGATGAGACCATAATCAAGGATATCTCTCAACACAAATGGTTGTACAAGGTTGGATTGAATGGTTGGGATCACAAATTCTTCAGTAGTGACTCACTCTTCGCTTCCCCTTCCAAATGGGAATCTCAAAGTCTTCCCACTAACAGAATGTTAACTTGGTACAAG acaACTTTCAAGGCTCCTCTGGGGACAGACCCTGTTGTGGTGGACCTGCAAGGTATGGGCAAAGGCTATGCTTGGGTTAACGGCAATAACATCGGCCGCATCTGGCCGAGTTACTTGGCCAGCAAAGATGGTTGCAGCGATGACCCATGCGATTATCGCGGCAAATATGATGACTCAAAATGTGTTTGCAATTGTGGAAAGCCCTCTCAAAGATG A
- the LOC107622465 gene encoding pathogenesis-related protein 1B-like: MDSFSVVLCVLGLVIVGHVAYAQDSQQDYLDAHNAARSEVGVPNLSWDDTVAAYAQNYANQRKGDCQLVHSDGQYGENIAGGSGDFSGTVAVKLWVDEKQYYDYDSNSCASGQVCGHYTQVIWRDSIRLGCAKVTCNNNAGTFIICSYDPAGNIIGQKPY; this comes from the coding sequence ATGGATTCATTCTCTGTTGTGTTGTGTGTGTTAGGGTTAGTGATTGTGGGTCATGTGGCCTATGCCCAAGACTCACAACAAGACTACCTTGATGCTCACAACGCAGCAAGATCCGAGGTTGGTGTTCCAAACTTGTCTTGGGATGACACCGTTGCAGCCTATGCACAAAACTACGCCAATCAGCGAAAAGGTGATTGCCAATTGGTCCATTCCGATGGCCAATATGGGGAGAACATTGCAGGGGGCAGCGGCGACTTTTCCGGCACGGTTGCCGTGAAATTATGGGTGGACGAGAAGCAATATTATGATTATGATTCTAATAGTTGTGCGAGTGGTCAAGTATGTGGCCACTATACACAGGTAATTTGGCGCGATTCGATAAGACTTGGGTGCGCCAAAGTAACTTGTAATAATAATGCGGGCACTTTTATTATTTGTAGCTATGATCCAGCTGGCAACATTATTGGCCAAAAGCCTTACTAA